CGTACAGAGATCGATGACCAGGTCGAAGTGCTTGGCGATGCCATTCGCATCGAACAGGTGATTCTCAACCTGCTGCACAACGCCCTCGATGCCATGGCCGAGAGCGATTCGCGCATGTTGCTGGTGCGTATCGCCCGGGCAGGCAATGGTTGCCTGCTCAGCGTCGAGGACAGCGGCGGCGGCATCGCCGAGGAAACCCTGGCTCGCCTGTTCGAGCCCTTCTTTACCACCAAGCCGGTGGGGCAGGGTCTGGGGCTCGGGTTGGCGGTGTCCTACGGTATCGTGCGTGATCTGGGCGGTAGCCTGGAGGCGCACAACGGTGAACGGGGTGCGGTATTCACCATGAGGCTGCCGGCCGCGCCTTGATACCGTGGCGTAGGGTAGATGACGCTTCACCCATCCACCGATGGCCCCCAATCTTGGTGGATGAAAACAGCGTCATCCACCCTTGTATTTTGTTTTTGCTCAAGTCGCTCTTGAGCACAAGGCACCCGGATGCCGTATCCACCCTTGGCGACAAGGCCGTGATGTAGATTTCGCACCGGTTTGCCTGCTTTAACTTGCCAGAGATCGGACAGTATCTTCGACCCGGCCAAGCCGTGAGTCAGCATTCACAAGGTGGATCGCGCAAGCCATGAGCTCTTTTGACTTCATCCCTCTGGGAATCGACATATCCAAGAAGAAAATCGATTGCGCCCTGATGCTGGGTGCAAAATTCAAGAACAAGGTCTTCGCCAATAACCCCGAAGGGTTTGTCGGGTTGTGCGCTTGGATCGATCAGCACGCCCAAGCAACAGTGCACATCTGTATGGAGGCTACGGGCATCTACTGGGAGGCAGTGGCTGTACATCTGGCCAATGCGGGGCATCGCGTCAGTGTCATCAATCCAGCCCTGGCCAAAGCCCATGCTCAATCGCTGGGTCTGCGTAGCAAGACTGATGCAATCGATGCAAAGGCGTTGGCTGATTATTGTCGGCAACGACAACCTGCCCTTTGGGTTGCTCCATCACTTTCGGAGCAGCGGTTAAAAGCGCTGGTACTGCGCCTTCAAGGCCTAGTGACCATGCGCACCGAGGAAAAGAACCGGATCGAGTCGGCCCGTGACTCGGTGCGTGAAAGTCTGGACAAGCACCTGCAATGGCTCGACGAAGAGATCAAGCGTATTGAACTGCAGATATCCCAGACGCTTGATGATGACCCGACGTTACGAGGCAAGCGTGAGCTGCTGATCTCCATCCCTGGTCTTGGGGAACGCACCTTATCCGTTCTATTGGCCTACGGCCTGGGAGGAGAACGCTTCGACAAGGCGCGCCAATTCGTTGCCTTTGCCGGCTTGAGCGTGCGTGCGTATGAGTCTGGCAGCAGCGTCAGGGGCAAGCCGCGGATGTCCAAGGTCGGTCACTCACGGCTGCGCAGTGCGCTGTACATGCCCGCGATGGTGGCTCTGTACAGAACCGACTGGGGGCGTCGCTATCGTGACCGGCTTGCCGGTAACGGCAAGCCAGCCAAAGTCATCATCGGTGCCATGATGCGCAAACTCGTGCATGTGGCCTTTGGCGTGCTGAAGTCCGGACGAAAGTTCGACCCCGAACTCCATGTCGCTTGCGCCAGATAACAGTATCTACGACCAGGGTTTGCAGGCTCGGCCATCGCGGCTAAAGCCGCTCCTACGGGTTCTCATCCTTAGGCTGCGGGTTGCCTCTGCGGATTTCATCCGGGCTACACTGCGGCCTGTTCTCGAGAGGAGGTGGCATGAGCGCTCAGGTCATAGTGGTCGACGACGAAGCGGCGATTCGCGAAGCGGTGCAGCAGTGGCTGGAGCTGTCCGGTTTCGAGGTGCGCAGCTGCGCCAGTGCAGCCGAAGCCCTGGCCCTGGTCGACCGTGACTTCCCCGGCATCGTCGTCAGCGATGTGCGCATGCCCGGTACTGATGGCCTGCAATTGCTCGACAAGCTGTTGCAGATCGATACCGACCTGCCGGTGATCCTGGTCACGGGGCATGGCGATGTGCCCATGGCCGTGCAGGCACTGCGTCAGGGCGCCTATGACTTCATCGAGAAACCCTTCACCCCCGAGCGCCTGCTCGACAGCGTGCGCCGTGCCCTGGACAAGCGCCGCCTGGTCTGTGAGAACCGCCAGCTACGCCAGCAGGTGGCTGACAAGGGGCGTATCGAGAGTCAGTTGATCGGTATTTCCCGGCCGATGGAAAACCTGCGCCGGCAGATCCTCGAATTGGCCGGTACTTCGGTCAACGTTCTGATCCGGGGGGAGACCGGCAGCGGCAAGGAGCGCGTCGCGCGCTGCCTGCACGACTTCAGTTCGCGCGCGAGCAAGGCCTTTGCCGCGCTCAACTGCGCGGCGATTCCCGAGAGCATCTTCGAAAGCGAGCTGTTCGGTCACGAGAGCGGCGCCTTTACCGGTGCCCAGGCGCGACGTATCGGCCGCATCGAGCATGCCGACGGCGGCACCCTGTTCCTCGACGAGGTGGAAAGCATGCCGCTGGCGCAGCAGGTCAAACTGCTGCGCGTGCTGCAGGAAAAAACCCTGGAACGGCTCGGCTCGAATAAGAGCATTCAGGTCGATCTACGGGTGATCAGCGCGGCCAAGCCGGATCTGCTCGATGAAGTGAAGGCCGGACGTTTCCGCGAGGATCTGGTGTATCGCCTGAACGTCGCCACCCTGCACATTCCACCGCTGCGCGAACGCCGCGAGGATATCCCGCTGTTGTTCGAGCACTTCGCGCATGAGGCGGCGCTGCGTCATGGCCGCGAAGCGCCACCGCTGGCGCCGAGCGAGCTGGCGCGTCTGCTCGGGCATGACTGGCCGGGCAACGTCCGCGAGTTGATCAACGCCGCTGAGCGTCATGCCCTGGGGCTGTCCAGCCCGCCGCCGGCCGAGCGCTTCGCCGGCCAGGCACTGGCACAGCAGATGGAGGCCTTCGAGGCGCAATGCCTGCACAACGCCCTGCTGCACTGTCAGGGCAACATCACGGCGGTGATGGAGATGCTGCAGCTACCGCGTCGCACCCTCAATGAGAAGATGCAGCGCCATGGCCTGACGCGCGGTGATTATCTGCCGGGTGGAGAGGAATGACGTACCGCCTGCCGGTGTGGTAGCCGGCTTGACCTGTGGGAGCCCCGCCCCAGGGCGAAGCTTTTGCTATTTCGCGATGGCTGCAATTCGCCGCGAGGCGCGACTCCTACAGGGTGCGTACCTCAATAAGCGGATTTTTGCCGACTCTGTCACGGATGTAGGCGGTTTACCGCTCAGTGACCGCGCGATCTCTGGATAAACCCCCTCTATCTCGGGCTTTTCAGCTCTGGCACGGCATCTGCTACGGCAGATATAGCCGCGCAGCACCTTGCCGACGCGGCGACCATAACAATGACAAGAGGTCAGCCCATGAACAGCCATGTCCCTCGCGCCATGCCGCACTCGTTGCCGTGCATGGGCCGTCTCCCCACCGCGTCTGTCGCGGCTCTTGTCCTGTGTCGCGCCCTGCGCGGCTGATCGCGTAACGCCGACGTCGCCCTTGTAGCGTCGTCTAAAGTGAAACTCTGCATAAAGCCATAACAACGACGGAGATACTTCCATGCGTCTGACCAAGAAAATCAGCCTGTTTGCCGCTGCTGCGGCCATCACTGCCAGCACCGCCGTGCTCGCCGCACCGACTTTCATCAACGTCCTTACCGGCGGCACCAGCGGTGTTTACTACCCGATTGGCGTAGCCCTGTCACAGCTGTACAGCAACGGTATCGAAGGCTCCAAGACCTCGGTGCAGGCGACCAAGGCCTCGGTAGAGAACCTCAACCTGCTGCAGGCCGGTCGTGGCGAGCTGGCGTTCGCCCTCGGTGACTCGGTCGGTGATGCCTGGAACGGTGTCGAAGACGCTGGTTTCAAGACGCCGCTGAAGAAGATCCGCGCCATTGCCGGCACCTACCCGAACTACATCCAGATCGTCGCCAACGCCGAATCCGGTATCAAGACTCTGGAAGACCTCAAGGGCAAGCGCATCTCCGTCGGCGCGCCGAAGTCCGGCACCGAGCTGAACGCCCGCGCCATCTTCGAAGCCGCTGGCCTGAGCTACCAGGACATGGGCAAGGTCGAGTTCCTGCCCTATGCCGAGTCGGTCGAGCTGATCAAGAACCGTCAGCTGGACGCCACTCTGCAGTCCTCCGGTCTGGGCATGGCGGCCATTCGTGATCTGGCTTCGACCATGAAGATCAGCTTCGTCGCCATTCCGGCCGAAGTGACCGCGAAGATCGACAACGCTGCCTACGAGGCTGCCACCATCCCGGCCGGTACCTATGATGGTCAGGACGCCGATGTGCCCACCGTGGCGATCAACAACATTCTGGTCACTCACGAGGGCGTCTCCGACGAAGTGGCCTACCAGATGACCAAGCTGATGTTCGACAACCTTGACCGCCTGGGCACCGCTCACTCTGCGGCCAAGGACATCAAGCTGGAAAGCGCTACCAAGAACCTGCCGATTCCGCTACACCCGGGTGCCGAGCGCTTCTACAAGGAAGCCGGCGCACTGTAATTACGACACGGGCCGCGACGAGTCCGTCGCGGTCCGGCTCTCACAGAAGCGCGAATAAAACCGTCGCCCGCTGGCGGTGGGTTTTGTTGGCGACTCTGTCACCGCAATCGAAGTAGTCATGAGGTGTGCACTCCATGAGTGAACAAAACAACGGCCTGGCGGCCAGCCCGTCTGACTGGCCGAAGGCGCTTTTTGCCGTTGCGCTGCTGTTCTCCATCTTCCAGATCGTTACTGCCGCTTTCCATCCGGTATCCACTCAGGTGTTGCGTGCGGTACACGTCGGCTTTCTGCTGTTGCTGGTGTTCATCAGCTTCCCGGCCCTCGGCAAGGGGCGTCCGTGGCAACCGCTGGCCTGGCTGCTGGGCCTGGCTGGCATGGCCACGGCCATCTACCAGTGGTACTTCGAGGCGGACCTGATTCAGCGTTCCGGTGACCTGACCACTGGCGACATGATCGTCGGCCTGACCCTGATCGTGCTGGTATTCGAAGCCGCGCGCCGGGTCATGGGGATCGCCCTGCCGATCATCTGTGCCTGCTTCCTCGTTTATGGCCTTTTCGGCCAGTATCTGCCGGGTGATCTGATGCATCGCGGCTACGGCCTCGACCAGATCGTCAACCAGCTGTCGTTCGGCACCGAAGGCCTGTACGGCACGCCGACCTACGTCTCGGCCACCTACATCTTCCTGTTCATCCTGTTTGGTGCCTTCCTCGAGCAGGCCGGGATGATCAAGCTGTTCACCGACTTCGCCATGGGCCTGTTCGGCCACAAGGTCGGCGGCCCGGCCAAGGTGTCGGTGGTGTCCTCGGCACTGATGGGCACCATCACCGGCTCCGGCGTGGCCAACGTGGTTACCACCGGGCAGTTCACCATCCCGCTGATGAAGCGCTTCGGCTACAAGCCGGCCTTCGCCGGTGGCGTCGAGGCGACCTCGTCGATGGGCAGCCAGATCATGCCGCCGATCATGGGCGCCGTGGCCTTCATCATGGCCGAGACCATCAACGTACCCTTCTTCGAGGTGGCCAAGGCCGCGCTGATCCCGGCGCTGCTCTACTTCGGCTCGGTATTCTGGATGGTTCACCTGGAGGCCAAGCGTGCCAACCTGCGCGGCCTGCCCAAGGACGAATGCCCGAATCCGTGGAAAGCCGTGCGTGAGCGCTGGTTCCTGCTGATCCCGCTGTTCATCCTTATCTACCTGCTGTTCTCTGGCCGCACGCCATTGTTCTCCGGTACTGTCGGCCTGGCGCTGACCGCCATGGTCATCCTCGGCTCGGCGATCATCCTGCGGGTGTCGTCGAAGGCCATGCGCTTCGCCTTCTGGATTGCCCTGGGCGTACTCTGTGCCGGCTTCTTCCAGCTCGGTATCGGCGTGGTGTTTGGCGTTATCGCCGCGCTGGTGGCGATCTGCTGGTTCGTCAAGGGTGGCCGTGAAACCCTGACCCTGTGCCTGCATGCGCTGGTCGAAGGTGCGCGTCATGCGGTGCCGGTCGGTATCGCCTGCGCCTTGGTCGGCGTGATCATCGGTGTGGTGTCGCTGACCGGGGTGGCCTCCACCTTCGCCGGCTACATCCTCGCCATTGGCCAGGACAACCTGTTCCTGTCGCTGGTGCTGACCATGCTCACCTGCCTGGTGCTGGGCATGGGTATTCCGACCATCCCCAACTACATCATCACCAGCTCGATCGCTGCGCCGGCCCTGCTGGAACTGGGTGTACCGCTGATCGTCTCGCACATGTTCGTCTTCTACTTCGGCATCATGGCCGACCTCACCCCACCGGTGGCACTGGCCTGCTTCGCTGCCGCGCCGATTGCCAAGGAGCGCGGGCTGAAGATCAGTTTCTGGGCCGTGCGTATCGCCGTGGCCGGTTTCGTCGTGCCCTACATGGCGGTGTATTCGCCGGCGCTGATGCTGCAGGGTGATAGTCTGCTGGCAACCGTCTACGTCGGTCTCAAGGCGTTGCTGGCCATCGGCATCTGGGGTGCGGTGTTCACCGGCTTCCTGCAGGCCAAACTGAGCTGGTGGGAGCGCATTCTCGGTTTCGCTGCTGGCGCCAGCCTGATCCTGGCCACGCCGATCAGTGACGAAATCGGCTTTGCCCTCAGCGCCATCTTCATCGCTCAGCACTTCTGGCGCGCTCGCCGCGCCGAGGTCGCGACAGCGTGATCGGCCTGTGTCTGGGCTTGGCCGGTGCGGTGTGGGCAGAGCTGCCCACGCCGGCCTTCACCCTGGCCTGGACGCACAGCATCGAAAAGGTTCGCTGGGAAGAGGATTACCGCGTCACCACCGAGGGGCTGCTGCTCGGTGAGGCGCGGGTCAAGGGTTCCGGTGCCGGCATGGAGATTCCCGACGGCGCCGAACTGCGCAATGGCAGCTGGCACTACCAGCGTCAGCTACCGCCTTTGCAACCCCTGCGAGTCGGGCGTACGCCCGAAGCCGGGGATTACCAACTGTGTATTGACCAGCGTTGTCGCCCGATGAGCGACTGGCTCGGCCCGCCAAAAGCGAGCCAGCCGGCGTTGGAACTCTGGAGCTGTGAGCTGAGCACCCCTGCGGCCGACGCGGGTTAGGTTCGCCCGAGCGGACTCAGGCTCCCGGTGCCACAAGTGCCGGATCAAAAGAAGGAAACCCCCATGCGGCGCGAGCCTGTGGGGGTTTTGTTCATGTGCGCCCTGGGTATCACGCCTGGCGCCAGCCGAATCCGATTCTGCGTGAGCGGACCTGCGATGGACGTCAGCGACAGCCACACTTAGCTGCCGGAAATCAGCCCCGGCAATTGTTCGGCCAGCTTGGCGTTGTTGATCGGTGCGCGGATGAAACCGCGCTGGGTGCCATCTGGGCCGATGATTACCAGGTTGCCGCTGTGGTCGACGGTGTAGTTTTCCTTGCTGGTGTCCGCCGGAATGTAGGGAATGCTTACCGAGTTGGCGAACTTCTGCAGGGTTTCCTCTTCGCCGGTCAGCCCCTTGAAGCCGGCATTGAAGAAGCCCAGGTACTTGCTCAGCTGCTCCGGCGTATCACGATGCGGATCGACGCTGACCATCACCACCTCGAGTCGCGCGCGGGTTTCTTCCGGCAGTTGGGTCTGCAACTGGCGCAGTTGGGCGAGGGTGGCCGGGCAGATATCCGGGCAGAAGGTGTAGCCGAAGAACAACAGCTTCCAGTTGCCCTTGAGCTGATCAACCGCGACGGTCTGGCCGTCCTGATCGATCAGGCTCAGCGCCGGCAGGCTGCGGTTCTGCGGCAGCAGGACGATACCGGCGTCGAGCAGCGCGGCCGGGTCGCCCTGGCCCTTGCTGCTCAGCACCTTGTTGACGGTCAGCCCCAGCACCAGGGCGACGATGGCGACAAGAACGAAAACCGTTGTGTGGGTACGCGTCATGAAAAACCTTAGATATTCAGCAGCAGGTAATGGTCCGCCAGCAGCGCGATAAACAGCAGGAACAGATACCAGATACTGTACTTGAAGGTGTTGATCGCCGCGTGCGGTTTGCTGTCACGGTACAGCACCCAGGCCCAATGCAGGAAGCGCACGCCCAGCAGCACGGCGCAGGCCAGGTACAGCGGCCCGCTCATGTGGATGGCGTAGGGCAGCAGGGTTACCGCGAACATCACCAGGGTGTAGAGCAGGATGTGCACCTTGGTGTAGTGCTCGCCGTGGGTCACCGGCAGCATGGGGATGTCGGCCTTGGCGTATTCGGCCTTGCGGTGGATGGCCAGCGCCCAGAAGTGCGGCGGTGTCCAGGCGAAGATGATCAGCACCAGCAGCAGCGGCTCGGCACTCAGGTGGCCGGTAACCGCGACCCAGCCGAGCAGCGGCGGCGCAGCGCCTGCCAGGCCGCCGATGACGATGTTCTGCGGCGTGGCGCGCTTGAGAAAGCCGGTGTAGATCACTGCATAGCCGAGCAACGAGGCCAGCGTCAGCCAGGCGGCTAGTTCGTTGGTGAACAGCAGCAGCAGGCTCATGCCGGCGATGGCCAGCAGCAGGGCGAAGGTCAGTGCGGCGGCGGGCGAGACGCGCCCGGCGGTGACCGGCCGTTTGTGCGTGCGCGCCATGATCGAGTCGATACGCCGATCCACCACATGGTTGACCGCCGCCGCCGCGCCGGCACACAGCCCGATACCGAGGTTGCCGAACAGCAGCACCGTCCAGGGCACCCCGGCACGGGTAGCGAGGAACATGCCGACCAGCGAGGTGATCAGCATCAGCAGCACCACCCGAGGTTTGGTCAGCTCCAGATAATCGCGCCAGGTGGCATGTTCGGCATGGGCTTGCAGGATGGTCGCCATGGCATTTCTCCCTGATTCGTTATTTACCGGCCTGCAGCAGGCCGTTGGACGCCAGAGCTGCGTGGGCATGCACGGCATGCCTGCGCTCACCTGCCGTACGCAGGCGATAGTTGATCAGCACCATGCTCAGCAGCAGGGCCGCGCCGCCAGCGTTGTGCGCCACCGCCACCAGCAGCGGCAGGTGGAAGATCACGTTGCTGATACCTAGGCCCACCTGCCCGGCCAGCGCCAGCAGCAGCAGGCCAGCCAGGCGCGACAGCCCGGCCACATGCAGCCGCCAGGCCAGCACCAGCAGCGCCAGCGTGACCAGCAGCGCGCCGATGCGGTGGCTCATGTGAATGGCGGTGCGCGCGTCACTGTCGAGCTGCCCGCCCAGGTAGTTGGGGCCGATGTGCTGGGTCAGGTGAAAGCCCTTGCCAAAATCCATCGCCGGCCACCACTCGCCGTGACAGGTGGGCAGGTCGACGCAGGCCACGGCCGCATAGTTGGAGCTGACCCAGCCGCCGAGGGCGATCTGCCCGATAACCAATAGCAGACACGCTGCCGCCAATGTGCGCAGGCGTGCCGGCAACTGCAGCGGGGCGAAGCGTCCGGACAGGCGCAGCGTGAGCAGGGTCAGCAGGCTGAGCGTGGCGAAACCGCCGAGCAGGTGCGCGGTAACCACCTGCGGCCATAGCTGCAGGGTGACCGTCCACATGCCGAATGCGCCCTGCAGGATCACCAGCGCCAGAATCGCCAGCGGCAGCTTGAGCGGCTGGGCTGGCTCGGTGCGGCGGCGCACGGCCTGGGCCGCGATGACGAGAATCACCAGGCCCAGGGCGCCGGCGAAGTAGCGGTGGATCATCTCGTACCAGCCCTTGGCGACTTCCACCGGGGCATCGGGGAAGCGTGCCTCGGCGATGGCCTGCTTGTGCTCGCTCATCGGTACGCCGAGAAAGCCATAGCAGCCGGGCCAGTCCGGGCAGCCCAGGCCGGCATGGGTCAGGCGGGTGTAGGCACCCAGTAGCACCACCACCACGGTCAGGAGGGTGGCGAACAAGGCTAGACGGTAACCGGGCTTGTGCATGTCGACTCCTTGGGCTCTGGGCCGGCGCTCTGCCTCTCGGGGCAGCGCACGCCGTCAACCGATCAGGGAAATTTTCAGCAGGTAGCGCAGATCATCGAGAATGGCCTTGCCCTTGCTGCCGGCCGGGTAGCGCAGCACCAGATTGCCGTGCGGGTCGACCAGCCACAGTTGTGCGCCCGGCGCGGCCTCGGCGGCCCTGGCATAGGCTTGCAGATCCAGCTGATAGCGACCGAGTTGCGGGTACTCGCGCTTGAGTGTGGCGTCGTAGTCGGCGTTCAGCGGTTCGGCCAGTGCCAGGCCGTGGCTGGCGCGGGCGGTCTCGCGGTTGAGGCCGATCTGAATCTGCCGCGCCAGGTACACCAACTGCTGGCAGTCCGCCTCGCATGCACCCGGCGCCGTGACCAGAATCTGCCAGCGGGGTGCCACCTCACCCTGCACGCCGAGGTCGGCCAGGGTGCGCCCGTCACCGATCAGTACGCCGTGGTAGCTGCGCGTTTCCGGCACCCAGAAGCGCCACTGATACATGGCACTGGCGAGAAACATCGGGCCGATGGCGATGGCCAGAATCAGCAGAAGCTGCAGGCGCCCGCGCCCCTTGCGCTGCGTTTCAGGCATGGCGATGGCTGGGTTCATGACGATGCTCCCGTGCATTGTGAATTCCGAGATAGATGAACAGGCCCAGCAGTGCGGCCGCCAGGGCGAACCACTGCACTGCATAGCCGAGATGTTTGCTCGGGCTCATGGCCACCACCGGCCAGTCGACGCGGTAGCTGGCCGGGCCTGGCTGCAGGCGCGTTTCGAAAGACAGGCCGCCACGGCCCAACTGCTGCCAGAGGCTGTCGGCCTCGACCCGGGTGATCAGCCGTGGCCAGCCTTCGGAGGCTGTACCTGCGCCCAGGTTCATTCCAGCGGCGGGTGCCACGTAGACCCAGGCAGTGAGCTGCAGCATGCCTTCGGGGGTCTCGAAGCGTGGTGGCGTACGCCGGTCCGGCCAGGGTAGCCAGCCACGGTTGAGCAATACCCAGAGTCCGCTGGGCTGGTCATAGAAGGGTTGCAGCAACTCGACACCGGCCTGGCCATCGCGGATACGGCTGTCGAGCAGCAGGCTGTGTTCGCTGTCGAGAAAACCACGCAGCTGGACGCGGCGGTAGGCAGGGTCCGGCATGGGTTCGAGCTGCTCGAGGCTGATCGGCTCGGCTTGCCGCCGTGCCTCGAAGCTGGCCAGCAGCTGGCGCTTCTCCTCGCCGCGCTGCAATTGCCAGACACCCAGCCAGAGCAGGCCCGGCAGCAACAGGGCGACCAGCAGGCTGGGCAGCCAGCCGGGGCGGAAGGCGTTCATGGCTGCCTGCCGTTGTGGTTGGGGTTGCTGGCTATACTGCAGTGCATCACGTCAATCCCCCGGAGTCTCGCATGCTCAAGGCCGCGATCGTCCTCATGCTGTTGGCCACTCTCGTCAGCCTGTTCAGCGGCCTGTTCTTCCTGGTCAGGGATGAAGGCCATGGTTCCCGCGTGGTCGGCGCCCTGACTGTCCGTGTCGGCCTGACCGGTATCACCGTTGCCCTGATCGCCTGGGGCTTCTACTCAGGGCAACTGGTATCCCACGTTACCTGGTAGCCCCCGCTACAGGACGTAGACGAAGATGAACAGCCCCAGCCAGACCACGTCGACGAAGTGCCAGTACCAGGCGGCGGCTTCGAAACCGAAGTGCTGATCAGGGGCGAAATGCCCGCGCATGATGCGTATCAGCATCACGATCAGGATGATGGTGCCCAAGGTCACATGCGCACCGTGGAAGCCGGTGAGCATGAAGAAGGTCGCACCGTAGATGCCCGAGCCCAGGGTCAGCCCAAGCTCGGTGTAGGCCTCGATGTATTCCTCGACCTGAAAGAACAGGAACGCCAGGGCCAGCACGATGGTCGCGGCCAGCCAGGCCTTGAGCGGGCCACGGTGGTTCTTCTTCAGGGCATGGTGGGCGAAGGTGATGGTGACGCTCGATGACACCAGCAGGATGGTATTGAGCAGTGGCAGGTGCCACGGATCGATCACCCCACTGGGTGGCGTGAACAGCTTGGAATCAGGGTTTTGCAGCAGCGGCCAGCTGTATTCGAAACCTTCCCAGAGCATGTTGGTGACGCCCTTGTCACCTTCGCCGCCGAGCCAGGGGCCTGCAAAGGTGCGGATGTAGAACAGGGCGCCGAAGAAGGCGGCGAAGAACATCACCTCGGAGAAGATGAACCAGCTCATGCCCCAGCGGAACGAGCGATCCATCTGCGCACTGTAGAGGCCGGCGCGGCTTTCCTTGATGACGTTGCCGAACCAGCCGAACAGCATCCAGGCCAGAATCAGCCCGCCGACGAAGAAGATCAGTGGGCCGTTGGAGCCCTCGCGCTCTGCCGAGAGATCGTTGAACCAGGTGCCGACACCGTAGAAGCTGACCAACAGACCGATGCTGGCAACGATGGGCCATTTGCTCTGCGCCGGTACGTAATAATTCTCGTGACTTTCATGACTCGACATTGTTGTTCTCCTTATGGAGCCTGTGCCACTGGCGGTTTGCTCGCCGTGATATCGAACAGCGTGTAGCCCAGCGTCAGGTGCTTCACGTCCTGTGGCAGGTCACGGTCGACGATGAAGCGCACCGGCATTTCGATGCGTTCGCCTGGCTGCAGCACCTGCTGGGTGAAACAGAAGCACTCGGTCTTGTGAAAGAAGGCCGCCGCCCGCGATGGCGATACGCTGGGGACGGCCTGCGCCATCATCGGCTGGTCGCTGGGGTTGTAGGCGACGAACAACATGTCGCGTGCTTCGCCCGGGTGAACCACTATTTCGTCCGCTTGCGGGCCGAACTCCCAGATCATCCCGGCCGAATTGGTGGCGAGAAACTGCACGCGCACCTCTCGAGCCACGTCGATGATCTGCTCACCCTGGTAGGCCCCTGCCGTCTTGCCGTTGATGCCGAATACCCGGCACATGGCGTCGTAGAAAGGCGGCAGGACGAAGATGCCGAAGCAGAACATCACCACCACCACGACCAGCAGACGGCTAACCAGACGACGAGTCGCAATGACCTCGCTCACGGCAGACCTCCTACTTCACTTCCGGCGGTGTACTGAAGGTGTGGTAGGGCGCCGGTGACGGCACCGTCCACTCCAGGCCTTCGGCACCGTCCCAGGGTTTGGCCGGGGCCGGCTTGCCACCACGGATGCACTTGATGACGATGAACAGGAACAGCAACTGGGTGGCGCCGAACATGAAGGCGCCGATGCTGGAGACCATGTTGAAGTTGGCGAACATCATGTTGTAGTCGGGGATGCGCCGTGGCATGCCGGCCAGGCCGACGAAGTGCATCGGGAAGAACGCCAGGTTCATGCCGATGAAACTCATCCAGAAATGCAGCTTGGCCAGGGTTTCGTCATACATGTGGCCGGTCCACTTGGGCAGCCAGTAATAGGCCGAAGCGAAGATGCCGAAGATCGCACCGGGTACCAGCACGTAGTGGAAGTGCGCCACCACGAAGTAGGTGTCGTGGTACTGGAAGTCCGCCGGGGCGATGGCCAGCATCAGC
This region of Pseudomonas wenzhouensis genomic DNA includes:
- the cyoE gene encoding heme o synthase, with the protein product MATILQAHAEHATWRDYLELTKPRVVLLMLITSLVGMFLATRAGVPWTVLLFGNLGIGLCAGAAAAVNHVVDRRIDSIMARTHKRPVTAGRVSPAAALTFALLLAIAGMSLLLLFTNELAAWLTLASLLGYAVIYTGFLKRATPQNIVIGGLAGAAPPLLGWVAVTGHLSAEPLLLVLIIFAWTPPHFWALAIHRKAEYAKADIPMLPVTHGEHYTKVHILLYTLVMFAVTLLPYAIHMSGPLYLACAVLLGVRFLHWAWVLYRDSKPHAAINTFKYSIWYLFLLFIALLADHYLLLNI
- a CDS encoding COX15/CtaA family protein yields the protein MHKPGYRLALFATLLTVVVVLLGAYTRLTHAGLGCPDWPGCYGFLGVPMSEHKQAIAEARFPDAPVEVAKGWYEMIHRYFAGALGLVILVIAAQAVRRRTEPAQPLKLPLAILALVILQGAFGMWTVTLQLWPQVVTAHLLGGFATLSLLTLLTLRLSGRFAPLQLPARLRTLAAACLLLVIGQIALGGWVSSNYAAVACVDLPTCHGEWWPAMDFGKGFHLTQHIGPNYLGGQLDSDARTAIHMSHRIGALLVTLALLVLAWRLHVAGLSRLAGLLLLALAGQVGLGISNVIFHLPLLVAVAHNAGGAALLLSMVLINYRLRTAGERRHAVHAHAALASNGLLQAGK
- a CDS encoding SURF1 family protein, which codes for MNAFRPGWLPSLLVALLLPGLLWLGVWQLQRGEEKRQLLASFEARRQAEPISLEQLEPMPDPAYRRVQLRGFLDSEHSLLLDSRIRDGQAGVELLQPFYDQPSGLWVLLNRGWLPWPDRRTPPRFETPEGMLQLTAWVYVAPAAGMNLGAGTASEGWPRLITRVEADSLWQQLGRGGLSFETRLQPGPASYRVDWPVVAMSPSKHLGYAVQWFALAAALLGLFIYLGIHNAREHRHEPSHRHA
- a CDS encoding twin transmembrane helix small protein, producing the protein MLKAAIVLMLLATLVSLFSGLFFLVRDEGHGSRVVGALTVRVGLTGITVALIAWGFYSGQLVSHVTW
- a CDS encoding cytochrome c oxidase subunit 3; its protein translation is MSSHESHENYYVPAQSKWPIVASIGLLVSFYGVGTWFNDLSAEREGSNGPLIFFVGGLILAWMLFGWFGNVIKESRAGLYSAQMDRSFRWGMSWFIFSEVMFFAAFFGALFYIRTFAGPWLGGEGDKGVTNMLWEGFEYSWPLLQNPDSKLFTPPSGVIDPWHLPLLNTILLVSSSVTITFAHHALKKNHRGPLKAWLAATIVLALAFLFFQVEEYIEAYTELGLTLGSGIYGATFFMLTGFHGAHVTLGTIILIVMLIRIMRGHFAPDQHFGFEAAAWYWHFVDVVWLGLFIFVYVL
- a CDS encoding cytochrome c oxidase assembly protein; this encodes MSEVIATRRLVSRLLVVVVVMFCFGIFVLPPFYDAMCRVFGINGKTAGAYQGEQIIDVAREVRVQFLATNSAGMIWEFGPQADEIVVHPGEARDMLFVAYNPSDQPMMAQAVPSVSPSRAAAFFHKTECFCFTQQVLQPGERIEMPVRFIVDRDLPQDVKHLTLGYTLFDITASKPPVAQAP